One Gemmatimonadaceae bacterium DNA window includes the following coding sequences:
- a CDS encoding cyanophycinase produces MRGWIIPIGGKLFTSDILDQFVRLAGGSAARIVIIPTASNEPDMGVYYERVFARHGVRSAHALNLQHRSDCDDADWLARLGDATGVFLTGGNQLKLSSILGGTPVAKLLRIRNAEGVPVAGTSAGAAYLSEHMIAWGDEGAKPRVGMVSLCAGLGLTNRIIVDQHFRQRDRLGRLLTAIAYNPFCVGLGVDEDTAAFIGPDETCHVVGTGAVTIVDPSQLAYSSVAVAQPGEHIDVEGVQLHLLTAGATFNLHTRHAEHAVRSMILSEV; encoded by the coding sequence ATGCGCGGCTGGATCATCCCCATCGGCGGCAAGCTCTTCACGTCGGACATCCTCGACCAGTTTGTGCGACTGGCCGGTGGGTCCGCCGCCCGAATCGTCATCATCCCCACCGCGTCGAATGAACCGGACATGGGGGTGTACTACGAGCGGGTTTTCGCGCGGCACGGCGTGCGCTCGGCGCATGCGCTGAATCTGCAGCACCGCTCCGATTGCGATGACGCCGACTGGCTCGCGCGGCTGGGCGACGCGACGGGGGTCTTTCTCACCGGCGGTAATCAGCTCAAGCTCTCGAGCATTCTGGGCGGCACGCCGGTGGCCAAGCTCCTGCGCATCCGCAACGCCGAAGGGGTCCCGGTGGCTGGCACGAGTGCCGGGGCGGCGTATCTCAGCGAACACATGATCGCGTGGGGCGACGAAGGCGCCAAGCCGCGCGTGGGTATGGTGTCGCTGTGCGCGGGGCTGGGGCTCACCAACCGCATCATCGTCGATCAGCACTTTCGGCAGCGCGATCGCCTGGGGCGGCTGCTGACGGCCATCGCCTACAATCCGTTCTGTGTGGGACTGGGCGTGGATGAAGACACGGCCGCCTTCATCGGCCCGGATGAGACCTGCCATGTCGTGGGCACCGGGGCCGTCACCATCGTCGATCCGAGTCAGCTCGCGTACAGCTCGGTGGCGGTGGCCCAGCCGGGTGAGCACATCGACGTTGAAGGGGTGCAGCTCCATCTGCTGACCGCCGGCGCCACGTTCAACCTGCATACCCGCCACGCGGAGCACGCGGTGCGTTCCATGATCCTGTCCGAGGTGTAA